A DNA window from Deinococcus malanensis contains the following coding sequences:
- the ccmD gene encoding heme exporter protein CcmD, with protein sequence MDKYSAYVVIVYGVTLALLVGYLVWIWWRLKGMPNETSGEEGPS encoded by the coding sequence GTGGATAAGTACTCGGCTTATGTGGTCATCGTGTACGGCGTGACGCTGGCGCTGCTGGTGGGCTACCTGGTCTGGATCTGGTGGCGCCTGAAGGGCATGCCCAACGAGACTTCTGGAGAGGAGGGGCCGTCATGA
- the ccmE gene encoding cytochrome c maturation protein CcmE, whose translation MTRPGSGSSPPPLSQARRRKRNPLPTVLGITALLGLAGFIAFGNLNRSLEYFVTPTEYQQQAAQLQGRPVRIGGLVKAVKYDPQSLDLRFTVTDGSASFPVQYRGAVSDLFKENQGVVVRGEFEGQTFQARELIVKHSEQYDVPKTQAELRDLLEQSE comes from the coding sequence ATGACCAGACCAGGCTCCGGCTCTTCACCCCCTCCGCTTTCACAGGCACGGCGGCGCAAACGCAATCCACTGCCGACCGTGCTGGGCATCACGGCCCTGCTGGGCCTGGCTGGCTTCATCGCCTTCGGGAACCTCAACAGAAGTCTGGAGTACTTCGTGACGCCGACCGAATACCAGCAGCAGGCCGCGCAGCTCCAGGGCCGCCCGGTGCGCATCGGTGGGCTGGTCAAGGCCGTGAAGTACGACCCGCAGAGCCTGGACCTGCGCTTTACGGTCACGGACGGCAGCGCCAGCTTTCCGGTCCAGTACCGCGGGGCCGTCAGTGATCTGTTCAAGGAGAACCAGGGCGTGGTCGTGCGTGGGGAGTTCGAGGGCCAGACCTTCCAGGCCCGCGAACTGATTGTGAAACACAGCGAGCAGTACGACGTGCCCAAGACGCAGGCTGAACTCCGCGACCTGCTTGAGCAGTCCGAGTGA
- a CDS encoding ribokinase, translating to MSVLVVGSINADITVRAERIPGPGETVLGQGARLSPGGKGANQAVAAALAGAAVRMVGAVGRDAFRDVALAGLQRSGVDLSDLQILDAPTGLALITVDPAAENAITVASGANTLLSPAHLPERLDGFTHLLLQQELGPEVTLAAARHAQASGLRVLLNAAPARSPDPELLQHVHHLIVNEHELAEFSGGSLTVEASALEAAARNLLTCGPDTATVTLGALGHLTVTSGQTLRFMAHPVTPVDTTGAGDTFCGVLAARLDQGEALHAALQAAGVAASLTCTRAGAQDAMPHWAEVQARLGT from the coding sequence GTGAGTGTCCTGGTGGTGGGCAGTATCAATGCCGATATCACGGTCCGGGCCGAGCGCATCCCAGGTCCCGGCGAGACCGTGCTGGGTCAAGGTGCCCGGCTGTCCCCCGGAGGGAAGGGGGCCAACCAGGCGGTCGCGGCGGCGCTTGCAGGGGCGGCTGTACGGATGGTCGGTGCGGTGGGGCGGGACGCCTTCCGGGACGTAGCTCTGGCTGGTCTCCAACGCTCCGGGGTTGACCTGAGCGACTTGCAGATCCTGGACGCGCCCACCGGTCTGGCCCTGATTACCGTCGACCCGGCCGCCGAGAATGCCATCACCGTGGCGAGTGGGGCCAACACCCTGCTGAGTCCGGCGCACCTGCCTGAACGGCTGGACGGGTTTACGCACCTGCTGCTGCAACAGGAACTGGGACCTGAGGTGACGCTGGCAGCTGCGCGCCATGCTCAGGCAAGCGGCCTGCGCGTCCTCCTGAACGCGGCACCTGCGCGCAGCCCGGACCCCGAACTGCTGCAACATGTCCATCACCTGATCGTCAACGAACACGAACTGGCGGAGTTCAGCGGGGGCAGCCTGACGGTGGAGGCTTCAGCCCTGGAAGCTGCCGCCCGGAACCTGCTGACGTGTGGGCCTGACACCGCTACGGTTACGCTGGGCGCGCTCGGCCACCTGACCGTAACTTCCGGGCAGACACTGCGTTTCATGGCGCACCCGGTGACCCCCGTGGACACCACGGGTGCGGGAGACACCTTTTGTGGGGTGCTGGCAGCCCGGCTGGACCAGGGCGAAGCCTTACACGCGGCACTGCAGGCTGCGGGGGTGGCAGCCAGTCTGACCTGCACCCGCGCAGGCGCGCAGGATGCGATGCCTCACTGGGCTGAGGTTCAGGCGCGGCTTGGCACCTGA
- a CDS encoding transglycosylase domain-containing protein has translation MIFLVRFLKFLTSFLLAALVAGLGVAAAYAGKWARELPDYRQLDNLTRSLGAETKVYARDNTPLGSLIPKIGEQAISRTLVTLDEISPFMISALISNEDRRFFEHYGLDPYGLLRQFRRLSQGENVQGGSTLTNQLVKNTLLLEEYNQARTPDRKLKEWMLSVQIERSFTKEEILQNYLNTIYWGDGGPVELYGIYSASQAYFRTTPKALTLAQSAYLTALVPRAGRYFDYKAVRPIMKILLARMVEDKWITQAQADAAWQEKLQPRGWQVTYDAAGNISSAKLVDPSAKELKAVTSTRAPHFVRQVEQELVRTFGQDVVYGSGGLRVYTTLDPKIQTAVETASREASGLPPGATLAATIMDPYTAEVLGMVGQKLNGTQPPDDWNNAAQGQRQIGSTIKPLLYTTALSTGLRQDHREEDRPVSFPCPVGCKDGVYEPQNFEGATTYRNMTIREALDRSLNLVTVRLADRIGLETLFAKIRQLGIPPNDGTGLAAALGAVETTPIKMAAAYAPFVNGGGYRAPRYITRVTNARGAVLYDAANDPLRPVRVWTPQIAYLGLNLIEGVVNDLTPAQGGLATKAKFGDWPVAGKTGTSNGPKDFWFVGTTPLYTGAVWVGKQKGGDMPVNYYSGEVNAPIWRRMMELAHAGRSVTQFTPPPGIVFDEAPDPGYLPGVKMAFLDPRYRDAANTTTEAQAPPPTVYRETSYARVSSDPRTVIISLDRSTNRLATEFTPPQNVVQRRIYVEELPAYAPDDSPKPLADEKPDPDALKAARNEGGAPEAKTEPLGKPPTGTPAPKSPPTTP, from the coding sequence ATGATCTTCCTGGTGCGTTTCCTGAAATTCCTGACCTCCTTCCTGCTGGCCGCACTGGTCGCGGGACTGGGGGTTGCCGCTGCATACGCCGGAAAATGGGCCCGCGAATTGCCCGACTACCGGCAGCTCGATAACCTGACCCGCTCATTGGGCGCCGAGACCAAGGTGTACGCGCGCGACAACACCCCGCTGGGCAGTCTGATTCCCAAGATCGGCGAGCAGGCCATCAGCCGCACGCTGGTCACGCTCGATGAAATCAGCCCGTTTATGATCTCGGCGCTGATCAGCAATGAGGACCGGCGCTTCTTCGAGCATTACGGCCTGGACCCTTACGGCCTGCTGCGCCAGTTCCGCAGGCTTTCGCAGGGCGAAAACGTGCAGGGTGGTTCGACCCTGACCAATCAGCTGGTCAAAAATACCCTGTTGCTCGAAGAGTACAACCAGGCCAGGACCCCCGACCGCAAGCTCAAGGAATGGATGCTCAGCGTGCAGATCGAGCGCTCCTTTACCAAAGAGGAGATTCTGCAGAACTACCTGAACACCATCTACTGGGGCGACGGCGGCCCGGTCGAGTTGTACGGCATCTACTCGGCGTCGCAGGCCTACTTCCGCACCACGCCCAAGGCCCTGACCCTGGCCCAAAGTGCCTATCTGACCGCGCTGGTGCCCAGAGCCGGACGCTATTTCGACTACAAAGCGGTGCGGCCCATCATGAAAATCCTGCTGGCGCGCATGGTGGAAGACAAGTGGATCACCCAGGCACAGGCCGACGCGGCCTGGCAGGAAAAACTACAGCCGCGTGGGTGGCAGGTCACCTATGACGCCGCAGGGAACATCAGCAGCGCCAAGCTGGTGGACCCTTCTGCCAAGGAACTCAAGGCGGTTACCTCCACCCGTGCGCCCCACTTTGTCCGGCAGGTGGAGCAGGAACTGGTTCGCACCTTCGGGCAGGACGTGGTGTACGGCTCAGGTGGCCTGCGGGTCTACACCACCCTGGACCCCAAGATTCAGACTGCTGTGGAAACCGCCAGCCGCGAGGCGAGTGGTCTGCCCCCGGGCGCGACCCTGGCCGCGACCATCATGGATCCCTACACCGCTGAGGTGCTGGGCATGGTCGGCCAGAAACTCAATGGCACGCAGCCACCGGACGACTGGAACAACGCCGCGCAGGGACAACGTCAGATCGGATCGACCATCAAGCCGCTGCTGTACACCACCGCCCTGTCTACCGGCCTGCGCCAGGACCACCGCGAGGAGGACCGTCCGGTATCCTTCCCCTGCCCAGTGGGCTGCAAGGACGGTGTGTACGAGCCCCAGAACTTTGAAGGAGCCACCACCTACCGCAACATGACCATTCGCGAGGCGCTGGACCGCTCCCTGAACCTGGTGACCGTCCGGCTGGCCGACCGTATCGGGCTCGAGACCCTGTTCGCCAAGATCCGCCAACTGGGGATTCCGCCCAACGACGGCACCGGGCTGGCGGCAGCGCTGGGTGCGGTGGAAACGACCCCAATCAAGATGGCGGCCGCCTACGCTCCGTTTGTCAACGGCGGCGGCTACCGGGCGCCCCGCTACATCACGCGCGTGACCAACGCCCGCGGCGCGGTGCTGTACGACGCGGCGAATGACCCACTGCGACCCGTGCGGGTATGGACGCCTCAGATTGCGTACCTGGGCCTGAACCTCATCGAGGGGGTGGTCAATGACCTGACCCCCGCACAGGGCGGCCTGGCCACCAAGGCGAAGTTCGGCGACTGGCCCGTGGCCGGCAAGACCGGAACCAGTAACGGTCCCAAGGACTTCTGGTTCGTCGGCACCACGCCGCTGTACACGGGTGCGGTGTGGGTAGGCAAGCAGAAGGGCGGGGACATGCCGGTGAACTACTACTCCGGAGAGGTCAATGCACCTATCTGGAGGCGCATGATGGAGCTGGCCCACGCCGGGCGCAGCGTGACGCAGTTCACACCACCTCCGGGCATCGTATTTGACGAGGCTCCGGACCCAGGCTACCTGCCGGGCGTCAAGATGGCATTCCTGGACCCGCGCTACCGCGACGCTGCGAACACCACTACTGAGGCGCAGGCGCCTCCTCCCACGGTCTACCGCGAGACGTCCTATGCGCGGGTCAGCAGCGACCCCCGGACTGTGATCATCAGTCTGGACCGCAGCACCAACCGGCTGGCGACCGAGTTCACGCCGCCCCAGAACGTGGTGCAGCGCCGGATCTATGTCGAGGAACTGCCGGCCTATGCCCCCGACGATTCGCCCAAGCCCCTGGCCGACGAGAAGCCGGACCCGGACGCCCTGAAAGCTGCACGCAACGAAGGCGGAGCCCCCGAAGCGAAGACCGAACCCCTGGGCAAACCTCCAACTGGCACCCCGGCACCAAAGAGCCCGCCAACCACGCCCTGA
- a CDS encoding cytochrome c biogenesis CcdA family protein yields the protein MVSTGAPTLTVAFLAGLVSFLSPCVLPLVPSYLGAIVGARAPLARALGFIGGFGLVFIALGATASTLGSLLAPHKFLLGQLAGGLIVFFGLVMLGLIRLPILMRDTRALAGAGNYSPVALGAAFAFGWSPCLGPALGSILGLAASSASLSSGVLLLAAYTLGLALPFLLAALLWHRLNLRRLNRYAPVFEKVGGVVLVAVGLLMLSGEFTRLASFFFSIMPDWMRI from the coding sequence ATGGTCTCCACAGGCGCTCCGACGCTGACCGTGGCTTTTCTGGCGGGACTGGTATCGTTTCTCAGTCCGTGTGTTCTGCCGCTGGTGCCCAGCTATCTGGGGGCCATCGTAGGAGCCCGCGCGCCGCTGGCAAGGGCGCTTGGATTCATCGGGGGGTTCGGGCTGGTATTCATTGCCCTCGGAGCGACGGCCAGCACGCTGGGCTCCTTGCTGGCCCCCCACAAGTTTCTGCTGGGGCAGCTGGCCGGCGGTCTGATTGTGTTTTTCGGCCTGGTGATGCTGGGCCTGATCCGGCTGCCCATCCTGATGCGGGACACCCGTGCCCTAGCCGGGGCGGGCAACTACAGCCCGGTGGCCCTGGGCGCGGCATTCGCGTTCGGCTGGAGCCCCTGCCTGGGACCGGCGCTGGGCAGCATCCTGGGCCTGGCAGCCAGCAGCGCCAGTCTCAGCAGCGGTGTGCTGCTGCTGGCCGCCTACACGCTGGGGCTGGCGCTGCCGTTCCTGCTGGCCGCACTGCTGTGGCACCGGCTGAACCTGCGCCGCCTCAACCGGTACGCCCCGGTCTTTGAGAAGGTGGGAGGGGTCGTGCTGGTGGCGGTGGGCCTGCTGATGCTCAGCGGCGAATTTACCCGTCTGGCCTCGTTCTTCTTCAGCATCATGCCGGACTGGATGCGTATTTGA
- a CDS encoding long-chain-fatty-acid--CoA ligase translates to MTPSLPSDRPWLSHYEAGVPHDFTPSDRTLPQVLERAASQFPDRVALEFLGARTTYRQLLQDALRFASALQSLGVKPGERVAIMLPNCPQFVVAFYGTLLAGAVAVNTSPLYTPSELQHQLQDSSSETLLMLDAFFPRYQEIAGNVGVKRVIVTGIQDALPFPKNILYPIKARKDGTWVNVKAEGTVHGYKALLGRQAPRPQLVAIRPQDLALLQYTGGTTGVPKGAMLTHRNLVANSEQSRVWMSDLKEGQEITLAAIPFFHVYGMTVAMNLSVLTGATIVLVPNARDIPMVLAQIQASRATLFPGVPTLYNAINNHPDTPKFNLTSIRACISGSAPLMLETARRFREITGGANLVEGYGLTETSPVTHVNPIFGEQHEGSIGLPLPGVDAVVMNDQEQPLAPGEVGELWVAGPQVMLGYWQKPEETAKTMREAFGRTWLLTGDMAVMDEDGYFRIVDRKKELIIAGGFNIYPREVEEVLMTHPAVLEAAAVGVPDTYRGESVHAVLVLKPGQQATEADVIAHCRSELSAYKVPRSVEFRTELPKTAVGKILRRQLASEARAARPA, encoded by the coding sequence ATGACCCCATCCCTTCCCTCAGACCGGCCCTGGCTTTCCCACTACGAAGCGGGCGTTCCACACGACTTCACGCCCAGCGACCGCACGCTGCCGCAGGTGCTGGAGCGCGCCGCCAGTCAGTTCCCGGACCGGGTGGCCCTGGAATTTCTGGGGGCGAGGACCACTTACCGCCAGCTGCTGCAGGATGCCCTGCGCTTTGCGAGCGCCCTGCAGTCCCTGGGCGTCAAACCCGGCGAGCGGGTGGCGATCATGCTGCCCAACTGTCCGCAGTTCGTGGTGGCCTTCTACGGCACGCTGCTGGCGGGCGCCGTGGCGGTGAACACCAGCCCGCTGTACACCCCAAGCGAACTGCAGCACCAGTTGCAGGACAGCAGCAGTGAAACGCTGCTCATGCTCGACGCGTTTTTCCCGCGCTATCAGGAAATCGCCGGCAACGTCGGTGTCAAACGCGTGATCGTGACGGGGATCCAGGACGCCCTGCCGTTTCCCAAGAACATCCTTTACCCCATCAAGGCCCGCAAGGACGGCACCTGGGTCAATGTCAAGGCAGAGGGAACGGTTCACGGGTACAAGGCGCTGCTGGGCCGTCAGGCACCGCGTCCGCAGCTGGTGGCGATTCGCCCTCAGGATCTTGCGCTGCTGCAGTACACCGGCGGCACGACCGGCGTGCCCAAGGGCGCTATGCTCACGCACCGCAATCTGGTGGCCAACAGCGAGCAGTCCCGCGTCTGGATGAGCGATCTCAAGGAAGGTCAGGAGATCACCCTGGCGGCGATTCCGTTTTTTCATGTCTACGGCATGACGGTGGCCATGAACCTCAGTGTGCTGACCGGGGCGACCATCGTGCTGGTGCCCAACGCTCGCGATATCCCGATGGTGCTCGCGCAGATCCAGGCCAGCCGCGCGACACTGTTTCCCGGTGTTCCCACGCTGTACAACGCCATCAACAACCACCCGGATACGCCGAAATTCAACCTGACATCCATCCGGGCCTGTATCAGCGGCAGCGCCCCGCTGATGCTGGAAACCGCGCGCCGTTTCCGTGAGATCACCGGGGGCGCCAACTTGGTCGAGGGCTATGGTCTGACCGAGACCAGCCCGGTGACCCACGTCAATCCCATCTTTGGTGAGCAGCACGAAGGCAGCATTGGCCTGCCACTGCCAGGGGTGGACGCTGTGGTCATGAACGACCAGGAACAGCCGCTGGCTCCGGGTGAGGTCGGCGAACTGTGGGTGGCTGGTCCACAGGTCATGCTGGGCTACTGGCAGAAGCCCGAGGAGACCGCCAAGACCATGCGCGAGGCCTTCGGACGCACCTGGCTGCTCACCGGTGACATGGCAGTCATGGATGAGGACGGCTATTTCCGCATCGTGGACCGCAAGAAGGAGCTGATCATCGCTGGCGGCTTCAACATCTACCCGCGCGAGGTCGAGGAAGTGCTGATGACCCACCCGGCCGTCCTGGAGGCTGCTGCGGTCGGCGTGCCGGATACCTACCGCGGCGAGAGCGTCCATGCTGTCCTGGTGCTCAAGCCCGGCCAGCAGGCCACCGAGGCGGACGTGATCGCCCACTGCCGCAGCGAACTCAGTGCCTACAAGGTGCCGCGCAGCGTGGAGTTCCGCACCGAGCTGCCGAAGACCGCTGTCGGGAAGATCCTGCGTCGCCAGTTGGCCAGCGAGGCTCGCGCGGCCCGGCCGGCCTGA
- the ccsA gene encoding cytochrome c biogenesis protein CcsA: MRKDLTTTLLGGATLLALVVAVVLGLMAPLDVNQGSLVRLMFVHVPSAWLSYLAYGGTGLFGLLYLVRRQRRWDRLAMASAEIGVLFTLATILGGMLWAKPTWGTYWVWDARLTTTALSLVVYGGYLLIRTLIDDPDRRARVSAVIGIVGTLYVPVNYMAVEWWRGVHQTQTLRLLGKVSFEAAPVYGWVLLVATGAFTLLYLYLLRVRGILAAREEAREERELMEDLRGLEGARG, encoded by the coding sequence ATGAGAAAAGACCTCACGACAACGCTGCTGGGCGGCGCCACGCTGCTGGCCCTGGTGGTGGCTGTTGTCCTCGGCCTGATGGCGCCGCTGGACGTGAATCAGGGCTCGCTGGTGCGGCTGATGTTCGTTCATGTGCCCTCCGCGTGGCTGAGTTATCTGGCCTACGGCGGCACCGGTCTGTTCGGCCTGCTGTACCTGGTGCGCCGTCAGCGGCGCTGGGACCGGCTGGCGATGGCCAGTGCCGAGATCGGCGTGCTGTTCACGCTGGCAACCATCCTGGGGGGCATGCTGTGGGCCAAGCCGACCTGGGGCACGTACTGGGTCTGGGACGCCCGCCTCACTACCACCGCGCTCAGTCTGGTGGTGTATGGGGGCTACCTGCTGATCCGCACTCTGATTGACGACCCCGACCGCCGGGCCCGCGTGTCCGCCGTGATCGGCATTGTAGGCACGCTGTATGTGCCGGTGAACTACATGGCTGTGGAATGGTGGCGCGGCGTGCACCAGACCCAGACCCTGCGCCTGCTGGGCAAGGTCAGCTTTGAGGCGGCGCCGGTGTACGGCTGGGTCCTGCTGGTGGCCACCGGGGCGTTTACCCTGCTGTACCTGTATCTGCTGCGGGTACGCGGCATTCTGGCGGCCCGTGAAGAGGCGCGCGAGGAACGCGAACTGATGGAAGACCTGCGGGGCCTGGAGGGCGCACGTGGATAA
- a CDS encoding ABC transporter ATP-binding protein: MSLSASPPYALQLRDVWLRLGREVILRGVTLDVPVGEGVTLLGENGAGKTTLLRLLASGLRPTRGEGRVMNFDLRDSRAVRDFVHLMPVDAGLYPDLTCTENLEFALRMHGQTGDVHGALRRVGLEKVSGRRGRFLSAGMRKRLALSRAHLLRRPVTLVDEPFANLDDAGRALVQELLGELRHIGVTLVIAAHEPALARQIAPRTLVLGSGQLVEA, translated from the coding sequence TTGAGCTTATCTGCTTCCCCACCCTATGCCCTGCAACTGCGCGACGTGTGGCTGCGCCTGGGCCGGGAGGTCATTCTGCGCGGCGTCACGCTGGACGTGCCGGTCGGTGAGGGCGTGACACTGCTGGGCGAGAACGGCGCAGGCAAGACCACCCTGCTGCGTCTGCTGGCTTCGGGGCTGCGCCCCACCCGTGGCGAGGGTCGCGTGATGAATTTCGATCTGCGCGACAGCCGCGCGGTCCGTGATTTCGTTCACCTTATGCCGGTGGATGCGGGCCTGTACCCGGACCTGACCTGCACCGAGAACTTGGAGTTTGCCCTGAGGATGCACGGGCAGACCGGTGATGTCCACGGTGCGCTGCGGCGGGTGGGGCTCGAAAAGGTATCAGGCCGTAGAGGCCGTTTTCTTTCGGCCGGCATGCGCAAGCGGCTGGCGCTGTCGCGCGCCCATCTGCTGCGGCGCCCGGTCACCTTGGTGGATGAGCCGTTTGCCAACCTGGACGACGCCGGACGCGCCCTGGTCCAGGAGCTGCTGGGAGAACTGCGCCACATTGGGGTAACCCTGGTGATTGCCGCGCATGAGCCGGCCCTGGCCCGGCAGATCGCCCCCCGGACCCTGGTGCTGGGCAGCGGACAGCTGGTTGAGGCATGA
- a CDS encoding penicillin-binding protein, with translation MRAMKRAPLLSLLLALGVSHADARVRLGDTLPAHPWTSAGREVVVVYSHDCGDLGDLWSAVLASGLPVRAVNVEDIKSPAPGGLKAWSGPEATAFARALKVGAYPTVLLVQGERILNAWEGTFTGDLGPME, from the coding sequence ATGCGGGCCATGAAACGTGCACCGCTGCTCTCGCTGCTGCTGGCCCTGGGAGTCTCACACGCCGACGCCCGGGTGCGGCTGGGCGACACGCTGCCAGCCCACCCCTGGACCTCGGCCGGGCGGGAAGTGGTTGTGGTTTACAGTCACGACTGCGGTGACCTGGGTGACCTCTGGTCGGCGGTGCTGGCCAGCGGCTTGCCGGTGCGTGCGGTGAACGTGGAGGACATCAAGTCTCCCGCGCCCGGAGGCCTGAAAGCCTGGAGCGGACCCGAAGCCACTGCCTTTGCACGGGCCCTGAAGGTCGGCGCGTACCCGACTGTGCTGCTCGTGCAGGGCGAACGGATCCTGAATGCCTGGGAAGGCACCTTCACCGGCGATCTGGGCCCGATGGAATAG
- a CDS encoding response regulator, which translates to MGDMPYTILVADDEPAIRTMLEVILSADGHRIVTMSDGRAALEYLRDNTPDAMLLDVKMPHMDGFEICSRVKRISRLKDTPVLLLTAFDDDHTRDHARMVGADDVVYKPLSGKNLRGRVNQLIEARRH; encoded by the coding sequence ATGGGCGATATGCCGTACACCATTCTCGTCGCGGACGATGAACCTGCCATCCGGACCATGCTGGAGGTCATTCTGTCGGCGGATGGACACCGGATTGTGACGATGAGCGACGGCCGCGCCGCGCTGGAGTACCTGCGGGACAATACCCCGGACGCCATGTTACTGGACGTGAAAATGCCACACATGGACGGCTTCGAGATCTGCTCACGGGTCAAAAGGATTTCCAGGCTCAAAGACACCCCGGTGCTGCTGCTGACTGCGTTCGACGATGACCATACCCGGGATCACGCACGGATGGTCGGCGCCGACGATGTGGTGTACAAACCACTGTCCGGAAAGAACCTGCGCGGGCGCGTGAACCAGCTGATCGAGGCCCGGCGCCACTGA
- a CDS encoding heme exporter protein CcmB, giving the protein MSRSVIHDNAQQRTGWPGLMAVAAKDLRVAGRTRDTLLATAFFSGLVLLVLGLAQGGNVGRGVEETAGTAAGAVWTALALAAAVGAQRAFALEQEAGALEQLTLYPGPHGALYLGKLLGLLGPLLLVAAFTLPAGLVLFGAAGAGRGVPWAALVLTTLLGVLGFAAGTTFYGSITVSLRAREALLPALAFPILVPVVIATVKATSTLLSTGWSPEVTSWLAFLGAFDLGTVILATLLFPYALEG; this is encoded by the coding sequence ATGAGCCGTTCCGTCATCCACGACAACGCACAACAGAGGACGGGGTGGCCCGGTCTGATGGCGGTGGCTGCCAAGGACCTGCGGGTGGCTGGCCGCACCCGCGACACCCTGCTGGCGACCGCATTTTTTTCCGGACTGGTGCTGCTGGTGCTGGGACTGGCGCAGGGCGGCAATGTCGGGCGTGGAGTCGAGGAGACGGCGGGGACGGCGGCCGGCGCTGTCTGGACCGCCCTGGCACTGGCGGCGGCGGTGGGGGCGCAGCGGGCCTTTGCCCTGGAGCAGGAGGCCGGCGCCCTGGAACAGCTGACCCTGTATCCCGGCCCGCACGGCGCCCTGTATCTGGGCAAGCTGCTGGGCCTTCTGGGGCCGCTGCTGCTGGTCGCGGCTTTCACGCTGCCGGCGGGACTGGTGCTGTTTGGCGCAGCAGGAGCCGGTCGGGGGGTGCCGTGGGCGGCCCTGGTTCTGACCACCCTGCTGGGTGTGCTGGGCTTCGCAGCCGGGACCACGTTCTACGGCAGCATCACCGTCAGCCTGCGCGCGCGTGAGGCCCTGCTGCCGGCCCTGGCCTTTCCGATCCTGGTTCCGGTGGTGATTGCCACGGTCAAGGCGACCTCGACCCTCCTTTCGACCGGATGGAGCCCTGAAGTGACCAGCTGGCTGGCGTTCCTCGGGGCCTTCGATCTGGGCACGGTCATTCTGGCCACACTGCTGTTTCCCTACGCGCTGGAGGGATAG